The following are encoded together in the Capsulimonas corticalis genome:
- a CDS encoding ABC transporter ATP-binding protein, giving the protein MCDHHSPIEDRYRSDRPWRTLLMLYGQRRRTVALAIFFFIIKQSPTWVVPIVTANMIDAISKPTPHSGHTILINTIIGVVSVALNSPFHTIYYHNMASAARTAEATLRSAICRRLQQLNISYYKHKSSGVLQSKALRDVESIDQMTRSLFEMAMGAAIALVSAIVVTALRAPKFLPFFLLAIPPVVIMQQWLSKRMRKINKEFREEVEGMSSKIVSMIDMIPIARAHAVEDVEIEKIDRQLDQVKQAGIKVDYTNALFLSSAWSMFTMLNLLGFAVAGWVCFKKIMPMTPGDVVLIGGYFSSITGAVLSICNIFPNIARGFEAIRSIGDVLESPDIERNRGKQSIPNVRGGLRFDQVAYRYPGGETDAITDFTLDVPAGRTVALVGPSGSGKSTMMGLVLGFQRPTAGRILLDGSDIEALDLRDFREYVAVVSQETLLFQGTLRENILYGTLDVTDERLRQAIRDANAEEFVSRLPAGLDTIIGEKGARLSGGQKQRIAIARAIIREPRVLILDEATSALDGESERVVQEALDRLMKGRTTLIVAHRLSTIRNADTIVVLENGHITESGSLPDLLDRNGTFADMWRLQTEMRFAIAS; this is encoded by the coding sequence ATGTGCGACCACCACTCCCCAATCGAAGACCGATATCGCAGCGACCGCCCATGGCGCACGCTGCTGATGCTCTACGGCCAGCGCCGGAGAACGGTGGCCCTCGCCATCTTCTTCTTCATTATTAAGCAGTCGCCGACATGGGTCGTCCCCATCGTAACGGCGAACATGATCGACGCGATTTCCAAGCCTACTCCGCACAGCGGCCATACAATTTTGATCAATACGATCATCGGCGTAGTTTCCGTCGCGCTGAACTCGCCGTTCCACACGATCTACTACCACAATATGGCCAGCGCCGCGCGCACGGCGGAGGCGACCCTGCGTTCGGCGATCTGCCGCCGTCTCCAGCAGCTCAACATCTCTTACTACAAACATAAGAGCAGCGGCGTGCTGCAAAGCAAGGCCCTGCGCGATGTGGAATCCATCGACCAGATGACGCGCAGCTTGTTTGAAATGGCGATGGGCGCCGCCATCGCCCTGGTCTCGGCCATCGTCGTGACCGCCCTGCGCGCGCCGAAGTTCCTGCCGTTCTTCCTGCTGGCGATCCCGCCGGTCGTGATCATGCAGCAGTGGCTCTCAAAGCGCATGCGCAAGATCAACAAAGAGTTCCGCGAGGAAGTCGAGGGCATGTCGTCCAAGATCGTCAGCATGATCGACATGATCCCGATCGCCCGCGCGCACGCCGTGGAGGACGTGGAGATCGAAAAGATCGACCGGCAGCTCGACCAGGTCAAACAGGCCGGCATCAAAGTCGACTACACCAACGCTCTCTTTTTGTCCTCGGCGTGGTCCATGTTCACAATGCTGAACCTGCTCGGCTTCGCCGTCGCCGGCTGGGTCTGCTTTAAGAAGATCATGCCGATGACCCCGGGCGACGTCGTGCTGATCGGCGGCTACTTCAGTAGCATCACGGGCGCGGTCCTGTCGATCTGCAATATCTTCCCGAATATCGCACGCGGCTTCGAGGCGATCCGCTCCATCGGCGACGTGCTCGAATCTCCGGACATCGAGCGCAACCGGGGCAAGCAATCGATTCCCAACGTGCGCGGCGGCCTGCGCTTCGATCAAGTGGCCTACCGATATCCCGGCGGCGAGACCGACGCGATCACGGATTTCACGCTGGACGTTCCCGCCGGCCGGACCGTCGCGCTTGTCGGCCCTTCGGGCTCCGGTAAATCCACGATGATGGGCCTGGTGCTTGGCTTCCAGCGCCCGACCGCCGGACGTATTCTGCTGGACGGCAGCGACATCGAGGCGCTGGACCTGCGCGACTTCCGTGAATATGTCGCTGTTGTCTCCCAGGAGACGCTGCTGTTCCAGGGCACCCTGCGCGAGAATATCCTGTACGGCACATTGGACGTCACGGATGAACGACTGCGGCAGGCGATCCGCGACGCCAACGCCGAGGAGTTTGTCTCGCGCCTCCCGGCCGGCCTGGATACGATCATCGGCGAAAAGGGCGCGCGCCTCTCCGGCGGCCAGAAACAGCGAATCGCGATTGCGCGAGCCATTATCCGCGAACCGCGTGTCTTAATCCTGGACGAAGCGACGTCGGCGCTGGACGGCGAGAGCGAACGCGTCGTTCAGGAGGCGCTGGATCGCCTGATGAAAGGGCGCACCACCCTGATCGTCGCACACCGCCTATCGACCATTCGTAACGCCGACACCATCGTCGTGCTGGAAAACGGCCATATCACGGAAAGCGGATCCCTGCCCGATCTGCTGGACCGAAACGGCACGTTCGCCGACATGTGGCGGCTGCAAACGGAGATGCGCTTCGCCATCGCTTCCTAG